In one Fluviispira vulneris genomic region, the following are encoded:
- a CDS encoding ricin-type beta-trefoil lectin domain protein, with amino-acid sequence MLLKKLIGIKSFYLFSLLSISFSANAFTIHGLGGRCLDVLGYLTANNAPVQIYDCHGDINQNWEINNGQIVGIGGKCLDALYGNSATGTLVVTSDCRGIASQKWVLKDGNIIGIGGKCLEVLGGFNIKSTPVVLGECHGGANQKWWFQ; translated from the coding sequence ATGCTATTAAAAAAATTAATTGGAATCAAAAGTTTTTATTTATTTAGTTTATTATCTATTTCTTTTTCTGCAAATGCTTTTACTATTCATGGTTTGGGCGGAAGATGTCTCGATGTGCTAGGTTATTTAACTGCAAATAATGCTCCTGTACAAATCTATGATTGTCATGGAGATATAAACCAAAATTGGGAAATAAATAATGGCCAAATTGTTGGGATAGGTGGAAAATGCTTAGATGCACTTTATGGGAATTCTGCAACGGGAACGTTGGTCGTAACGTCTGATTGCAGAGGAATTGCGAGTCAAAAATGGGTTTTAAAAGATGGAAATATCATTGGAATTGGTGGAAAATGTTTGGAAGTATTGGGTGGATTTAATATCAAAAGCACTCCTGTTGTCTTAGGTGAATGTCACGGTGGAGCAAATCAAAAATGGTGGTTTCAATAA